The proteins below come from a single Prolixibacter sp. NT017 genomic window:
- a CDS encoding DUF4922 domain-containing protein, whose translation MSNSVHLDDIIISKRALNLSEDSSLDQMADALQKQQQGVWPLYADNAKGLEQVQVKTFHYAQCDVKVQFNPARIKSSAAKVDSKSISERKCFLCTDALPPQQKGIPFNDEYLILVNPYPIFPRHLTIPRLEHVPQLIEPYFRDMLELSRALETYTVFYNGPKCGASAPDHMHFQAGNKGFLPVETECSKLKATTNRKLFSNDHLEIFAVSDYLRKFIAIESGDITLLHTAFGWLHELLEQRQQEPEPMLNILSGYENGKWRVLVFPRDRHRPDQYFAEGDENILLSPASVDFGGVCITPQEKDFNKIKAADLADIFAQVSVNDSYFDELCAAYAKRMAE comes from the coding sequence ATGAGCAATTCGGTACACCTGGATGACATAATTATTTCAAAGCGTGCGCTCAATCTGTCGGAAGACAGTTCACTGGATCAAATGGCCGACGCCCTGCAAAAACAACAGCAGGGCGTTTGGCCGCTTTACGCCGACAATGCCAAAGGGCTGGAGCAAGTGCAAGTGAAGACTTTTCACTACGCCCAATGCGATGTGAAAGTGCAGTTCAATCCTGCACGTATCAAATCATCAGCAGCCAAAGTCGACAGCAAAAGCATCAGTGAGCGCAAGTGCTTTCTTTGTACCGACGCTCTTCCGCCGCAACAAAAAGGAATCCCGTTCAACGACGAATACCTGATTCTGGTTAATCCGTATCCCATTTTTCCGCGTCACCTCACGATTCCCAGGTTGGAACATGTCCCGCAGCTCATCGAGCCCTATTTTCGGGATATGCTGGAGCTGAGCCGCGCGCTCGAAACTTACACGGTATTTTACAACGGACCGAAATGCGGTGCATCGGCTCCCGACCACATGCATTTTCAGGCGGGGAACAAGGGATTCCTTCCGGTGGAAACGGAATGCAGTAAGCTAAAGGCGACCACCAACCGGAAGTTATTCAGCAACGACCACCTCGAAATTTTCGCGGTAAGCGATTACCTGCGTAAATTCATCGCCATTGAATCGGGCGATATTACGTTGCTGCATACCGCATTTGGATGGCTTCACGAACTGCTGGAACAGCGCCAGCAAGAGCCGGAGCCCATGCTCAATATCCTTTCGGGATACGAAAACGGGAAATGGCGTGTGTTGGTTTTTCCACGTGACAGGCATCGTCCGGATCAGTATTTTGCCGAAGGAGATGAGAATATACTACTCAGCCCGGCATCGGTCGATTTCGGAGGCGTTTGTATCACGCCGCAGGAAAAGGATTTCAATAAAATTAAAGCCGCTGACCTGGCGGATATCTTTGCCCAGGTTTCGGTGAACGACAGCTACTTCGACGAGCTCTGTGCCGCTTACGCGAAACGCATGGCAGAGTGA
- a CDS encoding endonuclease domain-containing protein, translated as MVRLSDSREYEFYYGASPQIKARAAELRKEMTDAEKMLWQHLRNRKMKGLKFRRQHPVHIFILDFYCHERKLAIEVDGGVHKATEQKERDENRTYELEHIGISVLRFTNEEVEKHINEVLKRIEEAVS; from the coding sequence ATGGTAAGATTATCTGATTCACGTGAGTATGAATTTTATTACGGTGCATCACCGCAAATAAAGGCCAGGGCTGCGGAGTTACGAAAAGAGATGACGGACGCAGAGAAAATGCTTTGGCAGCATTTACGGAATCGGAAAATGAAAGGCTTAAAGTTTCGGAGGCAGCATCCGGTCCATATTTTCATACTCGATTTCTATTGTCACGAACGAAAGCTGGCCATAGAAGTCGATGGAGGAGTTCATAAAGCTACCGAACAAAAGGAACGGGATGAAAACCGGACTTACGAGCTTGAACACATAGGTATCTCCGTCCTTCGGTTTACGAATGAAGAAGTTGAAAAACATATCAACGAAGTATTGAAGAGAATCGAGGAAGCCGTGAGTTAA